Sequence from the Exiguobacterium aurantiacum genome:
TTGTGGCATGTTGATTACCTAAACGATAAAATCGGAGACTGTCTTTATCCGCATCAACAATATCTTTTAACTTCAGCTTTAACGCTGTAAATTCAGTTTGATCAACGATGCATTCAAACACACTGTTCTGTACGCGCTGACCGTATTGCTGACAAACTTTCGCAACTTGTCTAAGCCGCTTCGTGCCTCCAGGTGAAATGGTATTCACATCATACGTCACTAAAACGAGCACATACATCCCTCACTTGTATAGGAAAGTTGGATATTCTTCTAAGTCACCACGCAAATGCCTGGCCAAGAGCAACGCTTGTGCGTAAGGCACGAGTCCCCACATCATTTTTTCTTTTAAGTAAGGATGCTGAATCATCTCCTGCTTTTTCTTCTGCCAGGAAGAGAGAAAAACTTTACGTCCTTCTTCCGTCATGAGTACAGCTCCGTTCTCCTTCTGAATAAAATGCTTCGCTTGAATGACTTTCATATTGATTAGCGAAAGTACGAATCGATCTGCATAAATTCCGCGAAGCTCTTCCATCAAATCAAGCGCCAGCGAAATCCGTCCTGGACGTTCACGATGCAAAAATCCTACGTACGCATCGAGTCCGACTGCTTCGAGGGCCGCGCCAGTATCTCTTGCTAACAAGCTATAAGCGAATGACAACATTGCATTCACGCGATCAAGAGGTGGTCTTCTCGAACGTCCTTTAAACATGAAATCTTCTTTTTGTTGAAGAATCATATCGTCAAATAGTTGATTGTAGTGAACCGCTACTTTTCCTTCAAGTCCTCGTAACCTCTCCAAATCTTCGCATTCCTGAATTTCGATTAGCTTTCTTGAAAAATATTGTGATGTCTCTTTGAAACGCGCGACATCAATTCGCATCGGAT
This genomic interval carries:
- the cas2 gene encoding CRISPR-associated endonuclease Cas2, encoding MLVLVTYDVNTISPGGTKRLRQVAKVCQQYGQRVQNSVFECIVDQTEFTALKLKLKDIVDADKDSLRFYRLGNQHATKVEHYGAKESLDLEGPLIF
- the cas1c gene encoding type I-C CRISPR-associated endonuclease Cas1c, which gives rise to MKKMLNTLFVNQSDAYLALDGGNIVVKKEDEILGRVPLHNLEGIVTFGYTGASPALMGYCAENNVPLTFMTKNGRFLARVIGESKGNVVLRKTQYRHSDCEIQSSRLARNFILGKVYNQKWMLERTTRDYPMRIDVARFKETSQYFSRKLIEIQECEDLERLRGLEGKVAVHYNQLFDDMILQQKEDFMFKGRSRRPPLDRVNAMLSFAYSLLARDTGAALEAVGLDAYVGFLHRERPGRISLALDLMEELRGIYADRFVLSLINMKVIQAKHFIQKENGAVLMTEEGRKVFLSSWQKKKQEMIQHPYLKEKMMWGLVPYAQALLLARHLRGDLEEYPTFLYK